TGAAGTCATCAGTCTCATCACAAGAGAGTGCTGAGGGAGCGGGAGGAGGACAGTGAGATAACAGAGCATGGCAGCATGTGGGGTGTCGTTAGCCAAAACTGGAGAGGAGTGAGTTGGAAGAGGGCATTGCTGAACATGGAGGTGCACAGGACAGCAGTAGTGGCAGCATAAAGACTCTTAAATAGGCATTGCCTAGTGGGGGATAAAACTGCCATTAACTAATGCTGTAACTCTTACTCACATTGGAAATTCTTCTGTCTGATTCAATGGTAGCAGCTCCACAAATGTTCTGCTCTTGCAGGTCTCTCTGACAAGCTGGATTTCCTGGATGGGGAGCAGCCACCACCACATCAGGGGAAGAAGGAAGGAGATGGTGGTCAACAAATAAAGAAAGGGTGAGATGGGGGAGTTAGAGGCATTGCAGTTGGGGCCCATACATCCCCATCTGAGTTTTCAAAGCTACTTTTCAGGATAGTACCAGGCCCCAGCTATCTCCAAGATGGCAGCAGATAATTCCTAGCTCTTAATGCTAATGTTCAATCTTATGCACCTCAGGGAGGAGTTGCTGCTGGTAGCAAACACTTGCAGAGAGGAAAAGCTGGTTATAAACAAGGTGGGGCAGAGGCTGGAGTGTCTTACATATTTTTGCCCTTCTCCAATGAGAGAGGGAGACAAATGGGTCTTTTCAATAGCTGGAAATAAATCTGATGGAATCTAGAGTGACATGAGCCTCACCTAGGAGGAGCTGGATGGGAGCTTCCCACATCGCACATGAGCTTTTAAGCGAGCTCACTGAGGGAGGGTAGTGGGGACCTAGCAGAGATGACGGGTTGTTTCTGTTTCAGACCAAACGCCAAGCGACGTTACAAGAATCAGAAGTTTGGTTTTGGTGGGAAGAAGAAAGGCTCAAAATGGAACACACGGGAGAGTCACAATGATGTATCCAGCTTCCGGGCTAGTGTGGCCCACAACAAAGGTCCTGGGAAAGCAGGGAAAAAAGGTTCCAATGTGAGTGAGACGTGTGTCCTACACATTACCAGTCCTGTGCATTAGTGGGAGACGGGCCCTGGCCACAAAGGGAAGAGCTATATGTGTGTTAAGAGTGATACATGAGCTCTGCGTATTTGGGACCAAGACTGATTAGGTGGTGGGCAAGGCTGGATAGGTTGGTTTGATATGAATGGGGGAAAGCAAGTTCCATGCCAAAGGGAATCGTGTGCAGGTGAGTGAGAAAATACCATGTTTATCCCTACCAGTGTTCTGAACTCCTGCATCAGAAAAACTGAAAGGTGAGCATCATTGCTCTGACAAGGCCCCTTCTTTCCCATGCTGTAAGGCCAGAAGCAGGGGGTGGGTTTCAAAACCCCAGATCTAAATTTGTCATTCTCTTTTTACAGAAGAGACCGGGCAGAAAGATGAGGCAGAAAATGAAGAGTCGAACCTGATAAGGATTGAGTGGGATAGACCCTGTTTCCCAGTGGCTTTTGTTTAGTTTCTATGTATGTATGACTTGCAGGTGGCGTTCCTTGTGACACTGGAGTCTTCAGGCAGTTCTAACTgctgtagaccaagctggatggtGCCATTTGACGCACATGGTTGCAGTGGAAGTGCATCTACAGTCACTAATTCCTTTGTATTGTTAGTTTTCCTCCaagatttttttctgcttgtCAAGCCTTGGGCCTGGCCTCTGTGAACTCATTAAATAGTGTGGACAGATCTCATTTGGTTATCGTATCTTCAGTGTTGTGTTTGAGGAAGGGACCTGAAATCTGTCCCTCATTGTGACTGAGATTGGAGGATCCCCATGGCTCTTTCCACAGCTGCCTTTGGTAAAAGTGGGGAATTTAACCTCCAGGTCAGAATTAGTAAATACTGGCTTTGCTACAGTCTCAAGCCTGGAGCCTGTCAAAAGGGTAGAGCCTTTCTCGGGTTGTTAGTACATCCACTTGGATGAGAGCAGTAAGAGAGAAAAGCAGAACTTTTACATGGGTTTATTTCTGTAACAGCTGCCAGCTTCCAGGAGGTATGGCCCAGCTGGAGATTCCTCCTCCCTTGCTCAGAAATCTACAGGGCTACTCGTGGCAATGAGGAGGTGGCAACGTTGTTTAGAAACTCCAAACACCATACAACTCTGCCTAGCAAAGCAATGTTGCTACTACCACCCTACTGCATGTTCTCACTCTGCTCCTTCAGGCGCCACATGGCAGCCATGTACTTGGTGATCTCACTGTTCCGGCATGGGAAGTACAGTCTGCGGTCAGTGCGGTCCACACTAATCTGTGGAAGAGAAAATGGTCAAAGTGTGAGGAGCGTCTCCAGGAGATGTTCTCCTTGAGATCAAGGATTCAAGGAGTCAGTTGCTGCAATTCACTGCTGCATGACTGGATGACTATATGATTAACAAGGTAACTGAATCTCGTATTTCAGGTTATTGGCTGATCATCACTAAGGTAAAAGCACTAGATGGGATTTACCATACCGGCCATTGGTCCATCAAATCTTCACTGTTGGATTACTACAGTAGCCAGGTGCTCATAAAAAGGAAACTTCATTTGTCTTTTGGTAACTGCACTTCTAAAGTGATCTGTAAAAATGGTACTGAGAGTTCCTAGGTTTGTCTCTAACTCCAATTTAGATGTGCTCAATTCTAGATGTATTTCTTTTCCCTCGCCCATTGCTGCTAGTCCTGCAACTTCAATCAACCacctgaaagtcaagctgggctctttcTAGCTCAGGCATTGTCACCAGTAACTGACTCACCTGAGATGCACCATAGCATTAACATTTCTGGAGCTGGAACTAGTTAACAATTGTTTGATGCAGGAATGGGATCCCTCACCCCTTAGCTGCGTTTGTTGCAGGCTAATGGTATAAAGGATAAAAACATGTCACTAAAGCCAGCAGGAATGCGTGAGGTCTGGAGTAAAGAGTAAACGTTTTTCTTTTTGTGGCTGGTCAGAAGTACATTACCAATCAAGCCAGGAGTCGGTAGCAAGAAGGGGTGAGTTGCACAGGGTCTATATAAGAATCCCTGCAGCCAGAAATTGTTTCCCCTTGGTGTGCTATACACCTTGTTACCCCCAAGTGATAGCCTGTTTGCAGGTGTTATCCATCTAGGAACTAGCTAATTTTTGAAAAGACTAAAGCCCTCTACTCTACCCCATTGACTGCCTATCTGCTCTTTTCCCCTCTGAGTAGAGGAAGCTCTAAGAAATTGACCTGTCTCTACTTTGAAACAAATACAATTATCAGTTTTATGTTCCCTCAACTAATTGGTTTCCAAGAAGAAATTTACCAGAATTCTTCAGGCACTCCTTTGCTTTAGTGGAACCTCAGAAGTCTCTGCTGGATCAGTCATGATTACTGCTATTCGTTTGTCAGATGTGATCCGTTTTTAATAAACCCATGTGTCAGAGTTCACATCTCTTCTCCTCAAGAATTTCCTTGTTGATTCCTTATCATAAATCAGAATATATATTCTGACTGGGATACACCTCAGGTTTATTAGTAGTTTCCTGGTTCTTCCCACCTATCTAAAGGATATAGTCATACCACACTTACCTACAAACATTTGTAGCATATGATATTGATGTTATCAGAACTGAATGCAAATATTCTGGATATGGTTGCAGCAGATTGAGAGAGGGGGACTATCACTTCACCTCTGTACTCTGCGGTGCCTATGCAAGTTGGGCCCGTGGGTGCTTTGGGGTGGAgcactcatggggaaaaaaatagtgggtgctcagcatccactggcagccccgtggatcagctcctccccccacagccctcccacCGACAGGCCCTgcggatcagctcctccccctccctcccagtgcctcctgcccacagcgATCAGATGTACAGTAGCATGCAGGAGGaacttggggggtgggaggggaggaagagcaggggcaggaaggggtggggtgcaggtttgggggaaagggtggagtgggggcggagcctgaggtggagcaggggttgaGTGCGCgcacacacccaccccacccGGAACTCGGAAAGTTGGCACCTCTGAGTAGAGCTGCATACTCCATCACGTTCTACTAAAATTTAATGTTCAATTTGCTACCCACTAGCACCTCAGCTCTTTCCCAAACCTGTTTCCCACACTTTTTTGTTCCATTGGTTATATTTGTTTCAAGTTTGTTCCGGGTTTATTCCTCAAACAGAGAAATGAGTTCAAAGGCCTACATTGAGCTGCTCCTTTTTATACTCTAGAGCGTTTAGAGATCCTACTCACCAAGGGAGTGGTATTCCAGCCAATTTCCTGGCTCTCTGTCTGTGGCTCTGTGTATTTCTTGGTTGGCTCCAGTGCAGCATGGTGAATAAGATTCAGAAACTTGGCTGTTGGATTAGGAAAAAAAAGCATGGGGAGAAGACAGTGTTTTTTAAACCAGAAGAAAGGAACAGTGTGCATGACATAAGGGAAGAGTTGAACCTTATCCTGAGGAGCTTCTGCTCTAAAAGAAATAGACAAGAGGTCAACAGTGAAGTCAGCTCTCTGTTTCTGCGCTTCTGTGAATGACCCGGTGAGGTGTCATGGTATATCTACTGTTTTTGTCAAACATACCCATACATCTTGCTAATTCTGTCATCCTTGTCTCCTGTATAACAGCCCCTTATCCTCACTCTGTGTCTGCTGCCAGCCACCCCTCCCTATCCTGCCAATTGACATTGCTTATgttatttgcttgtaacctgGTCCCTTACTATTCCAGTTCCTATTTCCTGATCTGTGACTTCAGGAAACCAGTTCCTATTTCTATTAACTTTTGTCTGTTTGTAACCTTACAGACCCTGTATGCCAGTGCCTTTTTCCCCAGGTTGTTCTCATTCTGTGTAAAGGCATGTGCATACacagttatagaatcatagaaatgtggggctggaagggacctcaagaggtcatcaaggcTGGCCTCCTGGAGATGGCAATAGTGACTGAAAAGTGCAAAACTTACCTTTTAAGTAAAGTGGGGCTTAATTCTTCTCacaaaaaaaataacatgtgaccggACGACTAGTGAAGTTGCCATagacaaaggggaagggatgcagatcaggataagtaaagaacatgtcagagatcttctgactaatttgaatgaattcaagtcagcgAGGCCTGATGCTGTTCACCCCAGgctgctgaaggaattagctgaagaaatctcggcactgctggcaataatatttgcaaactcacaAATGACAGGAGAGGTCATAGTGTGTGAAGAATGTGTGCACTGAGGACCAGGTTGCTGTTCTACGTATCTCCTGGAATGGGTCCTGTGCTAGGAAGGCCGCCGAAGAGGCCTGAGACCTCATGGAGTGGACAGTTAAGTTCGGTGGAGGGGAAATGCCCGCGAGGTCATAGCACACTCGTATGCAAGATGTGATCCAAGACGAGATCCTTTGGGCAGAGATGGGAAGCCCTGTCATTCTGTCAGCTATCACTATGAAGAGCTGAAGTTACCTACAGAATGGTCTGGTCCTTTCAATATAAAATGCCAGAGCATGTTCTTCCTTACTTGTATGAGGTTTAGGATAAAAGACTGGCAGAAAGATTGGTTGGCTGTAGTGGAATTGGGACACAACCTTTGGGAGAAATTTTGGGTGCGGCTGAAGCTGGTCCTTGTCCATAAAGAAAACTGTATAGGGGGGTTCTGCCATGAGGGCTCAGATCTCCGACACCCTCCTGGCCGAAGTAATCACCAGCAGAAAGGCTGTTTTCCACGAAAGATGTAGTAGAGAATGCATCGCCAGTGCCTCAAAGGGTGGCCACGTCACTTTCAAGAAGACAAGATTCAAGGCCCATGGGGGGGAGAGGTTCCCACATCTGGGGAAATGTCCTCTCCAGACCTTTGCGGAAGCCGTCTACCATTTCAAGGGAGAACACCGACCTATTGTTGACATTCGGATGGAATGCTGAAATGGCTGCCAACTGGACCTTTATAGAGGAAAGGGTCAGGCCCTGTTCTTTCAAAGATAGGAGGTTGATCTTAAATTACTGAAGCGAAGATTGCGTCAGCGGGACTCCACATCTGGATGACCAGAgagagaaccgcttccactttgCATAGTAAGCTGTACTCATGGAAGGTTTCCTTCTGCCCAGGAGACTTTTGCAGACCTGCTCCAAACAAGCCTGTTCGGGGTTCAGCCCCGCAGATTTCAGGCCCCAGAGAGCTGAGGTTCGGATGGAGCAGCCGACCATGGTCTTGCAAGATCAGGTCTGGGTACAGAGAGAGCTTGAGTGGGGTCTCAAGGGAGAGATAAACAAGCAAGGTGTGTACCAGTGGTACCTAGGCCAAGCTGGGAGCTATTAGAATAACCCGAGCCCAATTCTGCTTGATCTTTATCAGCAAATTGTGAATCAGCAGGATGGGCAGAAAGGCATAGAATAGGTAGTGCGACCACCTCATCAGAAAGGCATCCGTCCTGGAGCCGGGCTGTGACCCCCTCAGGAAGCAGAACTGTTGGCTCTTTTTGTTGGAATGTGTAGCAAACAAATCTATGTGGGGAAAATCCCCTTTAGCAAAAGATGCTCACTGTGACATCTGGGCGtggagaaggacctgctgaggcagTCCGCAAGCTGGTTCTGCACCCCTGGCAGGTATGAAGCCTTGATCTCGATCGAGTGCacaatgcagaactcccatagACAGTCTCCCAACATGGGGGTTGGGAGAGAATGGGTCCCTCAACATTGATGTAGTACATGACTGATTTATTGTCCATGAGAATTGAGACTGTCATATTCGGAATGAGGGGCAAGAACACCTGGCATGCTAGATGGTCTGCCCTGAGCTCTCCTACGCTGATGTGAAGCGATAACTCCTCTGCAAACCAGCGATCTTGGGACCTGAGCGTctccaggtgggctccccagcccagtgctGAGGCATCCAAGACCAGGTTTGCTGATGGCAATTTGTGAAGGGAATTCCCCCGCAGACTACTCCGTGATCCAGCCACCATGACAGGGAGCTGAGAATATAAGGAGGCACCATGATAGCCCTATCCAGGTGATGCCTGGAGGGGGAATACACCATAGCCAGCCAAGCTTTGAGAGGTCTGAGTCTCAGCCTCATGTGACGAACCACATATGTACATGAAGCAATGTGGCCAGGAAGGCTCAAGCAAAGTCTGACCGTCGTGACCAGGTGAGCTTGCATGTAGCGTATTAACTCTGAGATTGCCTGAAAGCGATCTTCTGGAAGAAGAGCCTTTGCTAGCTGGGAGTCGAGGACCaccccgatgaattctattctctgaatAGTGTGGTTAGatatttggctgtgtgtgtgtgttctccgtGTGTGCTGTCCTAGCTCTGCACAGACAGTTGGCACAGCAACCTTGAgtgaaccgcccaatgaccacaagatccattaaggtatgaaggcacctagccaggtttattgtcaacgaagcacagtaatagcacctggcagactctgaGGATACTaagatatggggggagggatagctcagtggtttgagcattagcctactaaacctagggttgtgagttcaattcttgagggccttttagggatctggggcaaaaatctgtcagaattagtcctgctttgggcagggggttggactagatgatctcctgaggtcccttccaaccctgatattttatgaattCTATGTATGCCAGTGACAATAgatgcagctcagtcagtggcgggactttccactgctccctaAGCTggccaaagatactccctctgagatacatctttataccctgatatgAACAAGTTACGTACtgttatcctgaccttatcttttagggaATGTTTTTGTATCATCCTTGATATTGAGATGTtcttgatattgggatgtgtttgcatgagtactCGGAACTTAGCACtttttaggaatgtgtatttttgcaatattagccgtgttcttgccaggttctgtgagcaggtcctgccttatacttatacaagggcttatgtctcaggctctttCCTACTATGAACGGGTATCAGTGTTGACTTCTGCACATCAATTAGAAGGCCCAACACCCGGAAGGTCGACTGGATGAGGGCGATGTCCATCTCCACTTGCACTCAAGAtgtgcccttgatgagccagctGTCGAGGTATAGAAATACATGGACTCCCCTTCTCCTGAGAAATCCGCTAccactgccatgcatttggtgaagacCTTCGAGGCTGCCGAGAGGCCAGATAGCAGGACTGCGAACTGTTGATGTCCTTGGTTTGCCACAAACCTCAAATCTTCTGTGGCCTTGAAAGATTGGAACGTGGAAGTATGCATCTTAAGTCTAGGGTGGCATACCAATCCCCTGGATTGGATCCAGAAATGCAATGATCGatcccaaggagaccatgcggatcTTCAACCTTTTGAGATAGCGACTGAGTTGACAGAGCTTAAGATGAGTctgagacaccccctccccccccccttggccttgtgtgacattatctgattagaAATTTGCATGGTCAtacattgttgctaccactgttatataattgcaatgaatcttatacaaagtgtgtcaagtaaggtgtcaatAGAAAGGAGTAAGCAGCTCGCAGGCTAAACGACCCAGAGTCAATCTTTAGAGACATATTAGAAAAgtatgtgaatggtaattagggccattccatgttggatagataggctagaactttgaaatgcaaacctgtattgtaaGAGACTTGGAGGtcatactaattgtatgtgtttacttatatcttgttagatgttacccatgtaaacagacagttcctatCTCACTATAGCAactgattcagagatcaaaagggaatattaacatatagatgaatcttgggtgaaagTGTCATTTTCTATAtatctctttaaagtttgtgataaactGCTTCATGGATAAATTACCTTATGTTAACCCTATGTTATGTCatagatggatataaactgttcaggaaggacaggcagggcagaaaaggtgggggagttgcgttgtatgtaagagaggagtatgactgctccagtatgaaactgcagaaaaacctgagagtctctggataaagttgagaagtgtgaacaacaagggtgatgtcgtggttggagtctgctatagaccaccagaccagggggatgaggtggacgaggctttcttctggcaactagcagaagttgctagatcgcaggccctggttctcatgggagactttaatcaccctgatatctgctgggagagcaatacagcgatgcacagacaatccaggaagtttttggaaagtgtaggggacaatttcctggtgcaagtgctggaggaaccaactagggacagagcttttcttgacctgctgctcacaaacagggaagaattagtaggggaagcaaaagtggatgg
This DNA window, taken from Trachemys scripta elegans isolate TJP31775 chromosome 8, CAS_Tse_1.0, whole genome shotgun sequence, encodes the following:
- the FAM183A gene encoding protein FAM183A, which produces MAARGREKEPPDLVHQNQIFCETVRKELRCQKLHTEYGVNPLKRVHTITRKPMSWHDNIEEPADAKFLNLIHHAALEPTKKYTEPQTESQEIGWNTTPLISVDRTDRRLYFPCRNSEITKYMAAMWRLKEQSENMQ